The following proteins come from a genomic window of Streptomyces sp. NBC_00539:
- a CDS encoding class I SAM-dependent methyltransferase, producing the protein MHTPSGTSLPVVPAALAPVLPSARLAGAGAPVFVGAGIRDAAEFLPGLESLSPVGEHAAWLHGALLGPYSADITRCLGLAREVGGPVLDLGCGAGRLAVPFARHGFEVEAVDRDPDCLERLGAWGRRTGPQVSARLATTRADLASLRLRRAYRLALLAGAMVCAVPPAARPGLLAEVAGHLAPGGVLALDYTAHRLRGLAEDPRRTWAFQVPRFDGVEEWAVARQVFDLEDMSERITYYSVRTGKRSSERVVLTTDKWIVDPARLTAELHAAGLRVERRSRHRLDERTESVFLVCRAAG; encoded by the coding sequence CGAGCGGCACTTCCCTGCCCGTCGTGCCCGCCGCGCTCGCACCGGTCCTGCCGTCCGCACGACTCGCGGGCGCCGGCGCCCCGGTGTTCGTCGGCGCCGGGATCCGTGACGCGGCGGAGTTCCTGCCCGGCCTGGAGTCGCTCTCGCCCGTGGGGGAGCACGCGGCCTGGCTGCACGGAGCGCTGCTCGGCCCGTACAGCGCCGACATCACCCGCTGCCTGGGGCTCGCCCGCGAGGTCGGCGGCCCCGTACTGGACCTGGGCTGCGGCGCCGGACGGCTCGCGGTGCCCTTCGCCCGCCACGGCTTCGAGGTCGAGGCCGTGGACCGCGACCCGGACTGTCTGGAGCGGCTGGGCGCCTGGGGCCGGCGCACGGGCCCCCAGGTGTCGGCCCGGCTGGCCACCACGCGGGCGGATCTGGCCTCGCTGCGCCTGCGGCGGGCGTACCGGCTGGCGCTGCTGGCCGGGGCGATGGTCTGCGCGGTGCCGCCCGCCGCGCGTCCGGGGCTGCTGGCCGAGGTCGCCGGGCACTTGGCCCCCGGCGGTGTCCTCGCCCTCGACTACACCGCCCACCGGCTCCGCGGCCTGGCCGAGGACCCCCGGCGGACCTGGGCCTTCCAGGTCCCGCGGTTCGACGGCGTCGAGGAATGGGCCGTCGCCCGGCAGGTCTTCGACCTGGAGGACATGAGCGAGCGGATCACGTACTACTCCGTGCGGACCGGGAAGCGGAGCAGCGAAAGGGTGGTCCTGACGACCGACAAGTGGATCGTCGACCCGGCCCGGCTCACGGCCGAACTGCACGCGGCGGGCCTGCGCGTCGAACGCCGTTCCCGCCATCGCCTCGACGAGCGGACCGAGAGCGTCTTCCTCGTCTGCCGGGCCGCCGGCTGA
- a CDS encoding Fur family transcriptional regulator: MAVVEESTGREAVIQRLRDVGLRVTGPRLEVLQVLTAGGHMDVEAITAAARERLGTLTSQAVYEMLRHFLETGLAAKFDRPGLPAVFEIAGPPHQHALCLRCGRVENVRAEVPEPTDEALLDWRMGGGAEVVFKGLCPDCLRTQERP; encoded by the coding sequence ATGGCTGTCGTGGAGGAGTCGACCGGCCGCGAGGCGGTGATCCAGCGCCTCCGCGACGTGGGCCTGCGCGTCACGGGACCGCGCCTGGAAGTACTGCAAGTCCTGACCGCCGGCGGCCACATGGACGTGGAGGCCATCACCGCGGCGGCCCGCGAACGGCTCGGCACGCTCACCAGCCAGGCCGTCTACGAGATGCTGCGCCACTTCCTGGAGACCGGCCTGGCGGCGAAGTTCGACCGCCCGGGACTTCCGGCCGTCTTCGAGATCGCCGGCCCCCCGCACCAGCACGCGCTCTGCCTGCGCTGCGGCCGGGTGGAGAACGTGCGGGCCGAAGTGCCCGAGCCGACCGACGAGGCGCTCCTCGACTGGCGCATGGGCGGCGGCGCGGAAGTGGTGTTCAAGGGTCTTTGCCCCGATTGCCTGCGGACGCAGGAGCGACCGTAG
- a CDS encoding helix-turn-helix transcriptional regulator has protein sequence MAAGDGRDGIQSADRVFALYQELRLRGVSDLGDVSRELGLAPEEYERRRAELIELGLIVPTGTTHATRADLQAGTWESAADAVAVVDPEIALLRMLRRERERLREHLDESDRAYGSLETLVGTFLRPGSLSGSEVEVEILDDYGRIQQVLEDITDVIQYDLASMHVTALVREVADRVLSRDRRQIDNGVRIRAIYHQRITTSPEATEMLRRRVEAGVEIRMSPAVPMNMIIADQQFAVLPVHPEDRSAGAILARGPALVRSYRALYEHCWHAATPYGDDAAPEVGGDGLSEQQRAALKMLASGMKDEKVARTLGVSLRTVSRMLSELMQEMGASSRFEAGVRAQRLGWLD, from the coding sequence ATGGCAGCGGGCGATGGCAGGGACGGCATCCAGTCGGCCGACAGGGTGTTCGCTCTCTATCAGGAGCTGCGCCTGCGCGGGGTGTCCGACTTGGGCGACGTCTCCCGCGAACTCGGCCTGGCCCCCGAGGAGTACGAGCGGCGGCGGGCCGAACTGATCGAGCTCGGCCTGATCGTGCCGACCGGGACCACCCACGCCACGCGCGCCGACCTCCAGGCCGGTACCTGGGAGTCCGCGGCGGACGCCGTCGCCGTGGTGGACCCCGAGATCGCCCTGCTGCGCATGCTGAGACGGGAACGTGAGCGGCTGCGCGAGCACCTGGACGAGTCCGACCGGGCGTACGGCTCGCTCGAAACGCTGGTCGGCACGTTCCTGCGGCCCGGTTCGCTGAGCGGCTCCGAGGTCGAGGTGGAGATCCTCGACGACTACGGCCGGATCCAGCAGGTGCTGGAGGACATCACGGACGTCATCCAGTACGACCTGGCCTCGATGCACGTGACGGCCCTCGTCCGCGAGGTCGCCGACCGGGTCCTCAGCCGCGACCGGCGCCAGATCGACAACGGCGTGCGCATCCGCGCCATTTACCACCAGCGCATCACCACCTCGCCGGAGGCGACGGAGATGCTGCGCCGGCGGGTCGAGGCGGGCGTCGAGATCCGCATGTCCCCCGCCGTCCCCATGAACATGATCATCGCGGACCAGCAGTTCGCCGTGCTGCCCGTCCACCCGGAGGACCGGTCGGCCGGCGCGATCCTCGCCCGCGGCCCGGCACTCGTCCGCTCCTACCGGGCGCTGTACGAGCACTGCTGGCACGCGGCCACACCGTACGGCGACGACGCAGCCCCCGAGGTCGGCGGCGACGGGCTGTCCGAACAGCAGCGGGCCGCACTCAAGATGCTCGCTTCCGGCATGAAGGACGAGAAGGTCGCCCGGACGCTCGGCGTCTCGCTGCGCACGGTCAGCCGCATGCTGTCCGAACTGATGCAGGAGATGGGGGCGTCGAGCCGGTTCGAGGCCGGCGTGCGCGCCCAGCGCCTCGGCTGGCTGGACTGA
- the mshA gene encoding D-inositol-3-phosphate glycosyltransferase: MLSVHTSPLHQPGTGDAGGMNVYMVQLSRALAEHGVEVDLYTRCRGEEGPARVDLAPGVQVRHLPAGPRAALPKEAMPGLVLPFSLALLKEDRRYDLVHSHYWLSGLAGRIAAAGRRIPLVHTAHTLARVKNAALADGDPPEPELRIRGEHQVAGSADRLIANTADEARALRELYGACARRTEVVRPGVDLATFGPGRGRAAARARLGLPVDAFVPMYAGRIQPLKGPDVMVRAIAELLSAVPGLRSRIVVPVVGGHSGAGPRDAARELARELGVADVLRLCPPVPQRELAEWYRAADVLVVPSRSESFGLVALEAQACGTPVLAAAVGGLPTAVRDGVTGMLVDGHDPAAYARRLRHLVERPGAGTAMGEAAVVHARSLSWGAAAARTLDVYRGALAEERETRTIGVHRERVRQERRHAPASPTPLSWRVEKAGSPA; this comes from the coding sequence ATGCTCAGCGTCCACACCTCGCCGCTGCACCAGCCCGGCACCGGGGACGCGGGCGGCATGAACGTCTACATGGTCCAGCTGTCCCGGGCCCTCGCGGAACACGGCGTCGAAGTCGACCTGTACACCCGGTGCCGTGGCGAGGAGGGACCGGCCCGGGTCGACCTGGCCCCGGGCGTACAGGTCCGCCACCTGCCCGCCGGTCCGCGCGCGGCGCTCCCCAAGGAGGCCATGCCGGGGCTGGTGCTGCCGTTCTCGCTGGCGCTGCTCAAAGAGGACCGGCGCTACGACCTGGTCCACTCCCACTACTGGCTCTCCGGGCTGGCCGGCCGGATCGCCGCCGCCGGCCGGCGGATCCCCCTCGTGCACACCGCCCACACCCTGGCCCGGGTGAAGAACGCCGCCCTCGCCGACGGGGACCCGCCCGAGCCCGAGCTGCGGATCCGGGGCGAGCACCAAGTGGCCGGTTCGGCGGACCGGCTCATCGCCAACACGGCCGACGAGGCCCGGGCGTTGCGGGAGCTGTACGGGGCCTGCGCCCGCCGGACCGAGGTCGTCCGGCCGGGCGTGGACCTCGCCACCTTCGGGCCGGGCCGGGGGCGGGCGGCGGCGCGGGCCCGGCTCGGTCTGCCGGTGGACGCGTTCGTCCCGATGTACGCGGGCCGGATCCAGCCCCTCAAGGGCCCCGACGTCATGGTGCGGGCGATCGCCGAGCTGCTGTCGGCGGTTCCGGGGCTGCGCTCGCGGATCGTCGTCCCCGTGGTGGGCGGGCATTCGGGTGCCGGGCCCCGCGACGCGGCCCGGGAGCTGGCGCGCGAGCTGGGTGTGGCGGACGTACTGCGGCTCTGCCCGCCGGTGCCGCAGCGGGAGTTGGCCGAGTGGTACCGGGCGGCGGACGTCCTCGTGGTGCCCTCGCGCAGCGAGTCGTTCGGGCTGGTCGCCCTGGAGGCCCAGGCCTGCGGGACCCCGGTCCTGGCGGCGGCGGTCGGCGGTCTGCCGACCGCGGTCCGGGACGGGGTGACGGGGATGCTCGTGGACGGCCACGATCCGGCCGCGTACGCGCGGAGGCTGCGCCACCTCGTCGAGCGCCCCGGGGCGGGTACCGCGATGGGGGAGGCGGCGGTGGTCCACGCGCGGTCGCTGAGCTGGGGGGCCGCCGCCGCGCGGACGCTGGACGTGTACCGGGGGGCGCTGGCCGAGGAGCGGGAGACGCGGACGATCGGCGTGCACCGGGAACGAGTGAGGCAGGAGCGGCGGCACGCTCCTGCCTCGCCGACGCCTCTCTCCTGGAGGGTCGAGAAGGCCGGATCGCCAGCCTAA
- a CDS encoding class I tRNA ligase family protein — translation MSTPVWITATPPAPHGELHVGHLAGPYVAADVLSRYLRAEGEPVLFTTGTADHSSSVHVRALRAGRKPEEVAEGFREAITADWLRSGIEFDRIVRPRQDAHYGRRMAELFRRLHAEGVIAARTRLMPYCEPCGRWLYGAHVTGSCPHCAAPSEGGTCHECARPNDGGDLLGARCARCGTPAALRRCRRLYIPLEPFRDALAAYWADAGLPPRLAALCESLLEDGLPDVAVTNPAEWGLPVPVDGFPEHRIDGCFETAAMHLFGYGDDRSMPERAVHFCGFGHAFCHAVLLPVLLSARGVKPAQDFCVNEAFVIEDDGPGAGRGAWALDLITEYGSDTLRRHVLAARPLGRRTHFRTDGLAAARRELDENWNGWLSRLFAAVRAQCGGLAPAALPGGTGWQVLERRLLRAVEDLREAYGPDAFDPRRAVALLDEVVRAVGDFGHVNAHGVLRPAADGRHLPALSAQLAVARALSAWARPVMPEGADRLASALGTVPGPPVSAEALVPPPPGTRLAPPSGPVFGF, via the coding sequence TTGAGCACCCCCGTCTGGATCACCGCGACCCCGCCCGCCCCCCACGGCGAACTCCACGTCGGCCACCTCGCGGGACCGTACGTCGCCGCCGACGTCCTGTCGCGGTACCTGCGCGCCGAAGGCGAACCGGTCCTGTTCACCACGGGCACCGCCGACCACAGCAGTTCCGTCCACGTCCGGGCCCTGCGCGCGGGGCGCAAGCCGGAGGAGGTCGCCGAGGGGTTCCGGGAGGCGATCACCGCGGACTGGCTGCGCTCGGGGATCGAGTTCGACCGCATCGTGCGGCCCCGCCAGGACGCGCACTACGGCCGCCGGATGGCGGAGCTGTTCCGCCGGCTCCACGCGGAGGGCGTCATCGCCGCCCGCACGCGCCTGATGCCGTACTGCGAACCGTGCGGGCGCTGGCTGTACGGGGCGCACGTGACGGGTTCGTGTCCGCACTGCGCGGCGCCGAGTGAGGGTGGTACGTGCCACGAGTGCGCCCGGCCCAACGACGGCGGCGACCTCCTCGGCGCGCGGTGCGCCCGGTGCGGCACGCCCGCGGCACTCCGGCGCTGCCGGCGCCTGTACATCCCGCTGGAGCCGTTCCGCGACGCCCTGGCCGCCTACTGGGCCGATGCCGGCCTGCCGCCCAGGCTGGCCGCGCTGTGCGAGTCGCTGCTGGAGGACGGCCTGCCGGACGTCGCGGTGACGAACCCGGCGGAGTGGGGTCTGCCCGTGCCCGTCGACGGCTTCCCCGAGCACCGGATCGACGGGTGCTTCGAAACCGCCGCGATGCACCTCTTCGGCTACGGCGACGACCGCTCGATGCCCGAACGCGCCGTCCACTTCTGCGGGTTCGGCCACGCCTTCTGCCACGCCGTGCTGCTGCCGGTCCTGCTGTCCGCCCGTGGTGTGAAGCCGGCGCAGGACTTCTGCGTCAACGAGGCGTTCGTCATCGAGGACGACGGGCCCGGCGCCGGCCGCGGGGCGTGGGCCCTGGACCTGATCACCGAGTACGGGTCCGACACCCTGCGCCGCCACGTCCTGGCGGCCCGCCCCCTCGGCCGGCGCACGCACTTCCGCACCGACGGACTGGCGGCGGCCCGCCGGGAGCTGGACGAGAACTGGAACGGCTGGCTCTCGCGGCTGTTCGCCGCCGTCCGCGCGCAGTGCGGCGGCCTGGCCCCGGCGGCGCTCCCCGGCGGCACCGGCTGGCAGGTCCTGGAACGACGGCTGCTGCGCGCCGTGGAGGACCTGCGCGAAGCGTACGGACCGGACGCCTTCGATCCGCGCCGGGCCGTCGCCCTGCTCGACGAAGTGGTCCGCGCGGTCGGCGACTTCGGCCATGTCAACGCACACGGCGTACTCCGCCCCGCCGCGGACGGGCGCCACCTGCCGGCGCTGTCGGCGCAACTGGCGGTCGCCCGGGCGCTCAGCGCGTGGGCGCGGCCGGTGATGCCGGAGGGCGCTGACCGGCTGGCCTCGGCCCTGGGAACCGTACCGGGACCGCCCGTCTCGGCCGAGGCGCTCGTACCGCCCCCACCCGGCACCCGGCTGGCGCCGCCCTCGGGACCGGTGTTCGGCTTCTGA